TACATTGAAAGACTATCAACCTATCTTCAAAGTACCGGAAAGACATATAAAGACCATAAAGCAACAATCCTTTCTTGGTTTTATAAAGATCAGGGAAGTAAGAAAACATCCAATATCCCTACATGGGAGGAATATAACAAAGGAGTACATTTATGATTAAAGAATTAGAAAAAGTGATGATAGAAGATGTGGAATATAGCTTTGATCCTGAAAAAGAATACATCAAAGACGGACACGCCTACTGTAAAGTGTGCCATGAAAGAAAAGATGGAAAAGCATTAGAATTTTTCGGAAAGCAGATGATATTTAAGACAGCTTGTAAATGCGATAGAGATAGGGAAGCGAAAGAAAAAGAAAGACAAAAGCAGCTTGAAATCGAGAGATTAAAAAGTATCTGCTTCACATCCATGATTCAATGGGCATATACCTTTGAAAACTATCAGGGAAAAGAAAATCAGAGTCTTATCATCGCAAAGAATTTTGTAAAAGACTATGAGCTGATGAGAAAAGAAAATATCGGACTCCTGTTCTATGGTTCGGTTGGTAGCGGAAAGACCTATCTTGCCTGCTCTATTGCCAATGCACTGATTGAACAATATCAGATAAACGTCAAGATTAGAAACTTTGCTCAGATAATTAACGAACTGCAAAAAGGCGGATTTGACCTTGATAAAAACGCATATATCGAGTCCCTTGTAAACACTTCCATTCTCATCTTAGATGATTTAGGAATTGAAAGAGATACAAGCTATGCCAAAGAGCAGGTATATAACATTGTGAATAACAGGTACTTAAAGCATAAGCCAACAATCTTTACCACAAATCTTTCATACAGCCAAATTGAAAACTGTACGGAGAGTGTGGAATACCAAAGAATTTACTCAAGAATTATTGAGATGTGTATTCCTGTGATGGTGCTTGGAGAAGATTACAGAAAAGTTATTCAGGAAGAAAAATTAAAGAGGAATAAAGAAAGATTACTGACTGGAGGTGAGAGAACTTGATCAATGAAGAAATTGCAAGAAAAACGCTGAATATGGAAGTGAAAGCTGGAAAAGTAACAGCAAAACTTCTTTTGACTTTACTCAAGAAACTGATGAAAGAGGCTGAGAAACTCGGAGGACTGGAAAAGCTCGTTAGTAGCAAAGGAAATGAAGTGAAGCTCAAAGATATGGTTAAAAAGGGACAGCTTGAAGAAATTCCGGTAGAAGAAGCAGAGCTTAAAGAACTTAAAAAGGAACTGAATCGGTATGGGGTAAAGTTTTCTGTGATGAAAGATAAAGAAAGCGGAAAATACTCCGTATTCTTTCAGGCAAAAGACATGAAAGTGATGGATAAAGCCTTTAAACACGCTCTTGCAGAATCAGAAAAGAAAACGGAAAGGAAAGAGTCCATTCACAAAAATATTGAGAAGTTCAAGGAGATGGCAAAGAACACTGTTTCTAAAGATAAAGTCAAGAATAAACAAAAGGAGCAGAGCCTATGATAGATAAGATACTAAAAGACATCAAAGGCTTATTCAAAGTGCAAGATAAGGCAAAGTTTCTAAAGCAGAATATTCCCTATCTTGCATTTTTCTATGTTGGCAATATCTTTTCTCATCATGTAAGAGCCTATACAGGCGGCGATGTGATAGACAAAATCTTTCAAGGAATATTAGAGCTTAATACCATGAGCTTTATTCCGAGTATTCATCCAACTGATATTTTAATAGGCGTGGGAGTAGTAGTTTTAATTAAATTTATTGTCTATACCAAAGGTAAAAATGCAAAAAAGTTCAGACAAGGAAAAGAGTATGGATCAGCCCGATGGGGAACGAGAAAAGATATAGAGCCGTATGTGGATGAAAAGTTCCAAAATAATATCTTGCTTACTCAAACCGAGCGATTAACCATGAATGGTAGACCGCCAAATCCAAAGTATGCAAGAAACAAGAATGTGCTTGTTATTGGTGGTTCAGGCTCCGGAAAGACGAGATTTTATGTAAAACCGAATCTAATGCAAATGCACTCGTCATATTGTGTAACAGATCCTAAAGGATTAACCTCTTAGGGACAGAGAAAATAATAAAAACTTGGAAAGGAGGTAATTCTCATGTCAAATATGAATAGAACAGGACAAACAGCCCTTTATGAGCGTTTAAGTCGTGATGATGAAATGCAAGGAGAAAGCAATTCCATCACAAATCAGAAGCAGCTACTTGAAAATTATGCTAAAAGAAATGGCTTTGTAAATATCTATCACTATACCGATGATGGAGTGAGTGGAACAACCTTTGATAGAGATGGATTTCAAAAGATGATAAAAGCAGTAGAAGAAAATAAAATTTCTACTGTGATAGTAAAAGATATGAGTAGGTTTGGCAGAGATTACCTCAAAGTAGGTTTTTATACCGAAATACTGTTCAAAGAAAAGGGAGTAAGGTTTATTGCTATCAATAACGGAATAGATAGTGAGAAACAAGCAGAAAGCGACTTTACACCATTTCTAAACATTATGAACGAATGGTATGCAAGAGATACCTCAAGAAAAATACAATCCATATTTAGAGCAAGAATGGAAGAGGGTAAAAGAGTATCACCAAGCGTTCCATACGGCTATTACAGAAACCCTAAGAACAAACAGGAGCTACTTGTCGATAAAGAGAGTTCAAAGGTCGTAAAACGCATTTACAGGCTTGTTATAGAGGGATATGGAGTAACACAGATAGCAGAGATACTAACCAAAGATAAAGTCCTTATTCCGTCAGCCTATGCAGAAATACATTATCCTGAAAATAATCATAGTTCCAAGAAAAGAGGAATAGACGATCCATATTTTTGGACGCCGACAACAGTTGGCTACATTTTGGAAAAAAGAGAATACATGGGACACACTGTTCTTGGTAAAACAATATGCCTTGATTACAAAACCAAGAAACGCAGAAAGGCGAAAGAAGATGAACTAATTATCTTCAAGAACACTCACGAAGCCATTATTGATGAAGAAACATGGAATAATGCTCAAAGGTTAAGAAAAACAGTGAGAAGAAGTCCAAAGTATGGAACAACATCAAATCCACTTACAGGACTTTTAATCTGTGCAGATTGCGGTGGTAAATTAAGTTACAGAGAGCCGGCAGAACATAAAGAAAAGAAATACGATTGTGATTATTGCTTTGTATGTCAACATTATAGACACAGAAAAGGAACTTGCAGTATCCACTACATCAAATTAAAAACAGTGAATGAAATTCTCTTAAAATCAATTAAAGAAATAACCAATTTTGCAAAAGAAGATAAGCAAGAGTTTCTAAAAGTGATGAATAAGTTATCTGATGAAAAAAGAGAAGAAAAGTATCAAGGAGATAAAGAGAAATTAGAAAAACTATCATCAAGAAATGCAGAACTAACAACCCTTATTACAAAACTATATGAAGACCATGCACTTGGAAAAATTCCTGTAAAACACTTTGATAGATTATTTAATGTTTATGATACTGAGCAACAAGATTTAGAAAAACAAATACAGTATTTTGAGCAAGAAATAGAAAGCTATCATCAGAGAAAAATTGACACAGATAAGTTCCTAAAAATGATAGAGAAATATACAGACATTGAGGAACTGACAGTACCAATGATAAATGAGTATATAGAAAAAGTTGTAGTCCATGAAGCCACAGGGGGAAGAAAAGGAAAAGACAGAAAACAACAAGTTGATGTGTACTTTAATTTTATTGGCAAGTTTGAAGTGTCACAAGAAGAACCTAAATAACTTATACAGGAAGAACTTGATGAAATAGATGGGCAACGAAAAAAGAAACACGAATACAATTATATATAATTGGAAGAGGTAAAAGAAAAGACGAAAATTGGTAGTATGTAATGATGGATTTTTGACGATTTTTGAAGAATATGATAAAATATTATAATATATGGAAAGGGAATTGTTATGAGAATTTATTTAAGAAATCATCCTAAGAACAAACTTAACTCTGTACAAATGAAACCGATGAAACATTGTACAGAGTATAGCAAATAAATTACATTTAAGATTTCATCGGGAAATACAAAAAATTAGGTCATTTAGTTGGCTTTGTTTTTGTGTGCATTTCTCGATATATAAATAGAATGTAAAAGGCTATAGGCAATGTTTTGTCTGTAGCCTTTTGTTTTATAAATTATTGAACAAAAGGCAGATACTATTTTGTATTTATGCCTTTTTTTGTTGCATAAATACAGAAAATAAAATATTGAGAAGTGGAGAAATTTTAAATGAACGAAAGCAGAATAAAAATTTTGAAGGAAGAAAATATTAATACAGCACTTTTTAAATTAGGTATGCCTATGGTTATCAGTTTGTTGGTAGCTGCCTTATACAATGTTGTGGACACATATTTTGTGTCCGGACTTGGTAAAGAAGCAGTAGCTGCTGTTTCCGTTGCCTTTCCGATTCAACTTATTTTTTTAGGGATAGGATTAACATTTGGTGCAGGAGCAGGCTCTTATATATCAAGGCTACTTGGAGGAAATAATAAAAAAGAAGCAAGTATTGTAGCGACAGTTGCTCTACTAACAAGTGCAATTTTAGGGATAGTTACAGCTATTGTATTGTTTTGCTATTTAGATGGCGTTTTGAAATTTATGGGAGCCATACCATCTATTATTGAAATCTCTAAGTCTTATACAGGGATATTCATAGTAGGTGGCATTTTGGGTGCAATAAATGTAACGGTTGGTAACTTAGCTGTTGCACAAGGGGCTGCTAAAATTTCTTTGAAAGCCATGATTTTAGGCTCTATATCAAATATGATTTTAGATCCGATATTCATATTCGGACTTAATTTAGGAGTGAGAGGTGCAGCTATTGCGACACTCATAGCCAGAGTGATAACCAGTCTAATGTATCTCATTTACTTTGTAGGAGATAAAAATTTAATTGAGATAAAGTTATCTAACTTTAAACCAACAGTTGCAATTTACAAGGAGATATTAAAGATAGGTATATCCATGTTAATACTTCAAATTCTACAAACAATATCTATCAGCAAAATATCTTATGCAGCGTCCTTTTATGGAGAAGAAGCAATAGCTGCAATGGGTATTGTTCTTAGGATTGTAACATTAGGAACAAATGTTGTATTCGGATATATGAAAGGACTTCAACCGTTAGCTGGATTTAATTACGGAGCTAAGAATTATGAAAGAGTGAGAGAAGCTATAAAGGCAAGTGTTAAATGGACAAATGTATTTTGTGTAGTGTGGACTGTGATGGTTTATATATTTGCACCAAGTATATTATCTATATTTGGGACTGATGAAAATGTATTAAATATAGCAGTGCTGGCATTACGAGCAGCCGTAATTATGTTTATAACATTTGGTTTTCAGTTTACTTACTCTACCTTGTATTTGTCTACAGGAAAGGCGTTAGGGGGAGTATTTCTAAACTCATTGCGACAAGGAATTGTGTTTATCCCTATCATTTTATTGTTGCCTAAACTTATGGGATTAAATGGTGTTATATATGCTCAAACAATTTCAGATTTGATAACAACAATCATCACAATTCCTTTTGCTATTAGCATTCATAAAAAATTAAGATTAGCAATAAAAAACAATTTGTAATTAGGAATTACATCTGTTGATTAAAAAATAAGGAGGCATCTAAGTGTAGAAATAGCTAAGGAGGTAATGTGAATGAGCGTATATTCATATTTTTTAAATAGATTATGGTTGATAATGCCTTTTTGGTTCGTTTTTATATGAATATTTTCTTGAACAATTAAATAATCTAATAACAATAAGAGTTAATTTAATTGTTATTTTCGGAGGACTTTTTACGTCAAAGTGTAGAAGTCCTCCTTTTTTATTCTCAAAAAGCAAAACAGAGAACTTAAAAAAGGAGGATAACTAAGTGGCTAAAGAATATTACCTTTATGTGAAAGGCAAAGCCGTACCTGTAAGCGAAGAAGTCTACAAAGCCTACTGGAAGATAACAGAGCATGAAAAGTATCTCCAAAGAAAAGATTGGAAGTATAATGTTATATCATTTTCGGTACTGGATTATGACGGACACTTTGTAGATAACATCATAGATGAAAAAATAGACTTAGAAAAAATTGTAGAAGTAAAAATGCAAATTGAAGAACTTCATAGAGCATTAAATACTCTAACAAAAGAAGAACAAGAGTTAATGGAAGCCATCTTCTACAGAGAAGAAAGTCTAAGGTCAATCGGTAAAAAAGAAAAAGTAAGCTATCAAGCAATTGGAAAAAGGAGGGACAAGATTTTAGAAAAACTAAGAGAGATATTAAAAGATAAAATCTAAGAGTAGAAAGAGAAAGGCTATTTACCTATAAAAAGGTATTTAGCCTTTTTCGATACAAAAACATTAAAACGGAGGAAATGACAATGAAAGAATTAGATAATGTAATCAGCCAATTAGAAAAAGAAACTAAGAAAAAAGAACAAGCCGAAAACAAGATTAAGTTATTAAAACAGAAAAAAAGCAAACTGAAAAGAAGTGCCGATACAAAAAGAAAAGTAGAGAAAGGTGGAGTATTTGAAAAGTTTGAAAGACAAATAACAGGTGCAGAAGAAAATACAGATAATGATTTAATCTATGCCTTTTTAGACTATGTGTTTTCAGATAACAGATACAGAGAAAAATTAAAGGAACTAACTGAAAAGCATTTTAGCGAAAAGGGAATATCTTTAGAAGAAACTTCATATACTGAAAATGAAAACGATGGGATAGATGATGAAGAACCCCAAAAGGACTTGGAAGAATTTGAAGATGAGATATAAGCAGTCGGAAAAATTAAATAAGAAAATTAGAGCATAGCAGAGTGAAATCATTTTAACACTTTGCTTTTTTGTTGATTTGAAAAATCTACAAAAAACAAAGTCCACAGGGGTTAAGGGGGAGTAGCCCCCTTGAACAAATAAAAATGCTTTAGCGTTTTTGTTTCCTTAGCGGAACGTATAGCTTTCCGCAGGAACGCAAGGCACCGAATGTAGTCGGTGTATCTTTGCGCCCTTTGAAAAAGGGAGCGAAGATACTTCCGACATATAGAGATAAGAAAACATCTAAATAGAATATCAAAAGAAAGTAAATGAGCAGATGGGAAGAAGAAAGAAAAATAACCTATCTGCTTTTTATGTGTCTAAAAACAATTTACTGAATGTGAAAAAGGAAAGGAGCATACCATAAATGGAAGCAAAAAGTTTGCATACCCATGTAGATATAGTTACAAGGTCAAAAGGAGCAAGCGTAATTGCGAAAGCTGCATATAACGCAAGAGATAAATTGAATGATGAACACTATGGAAAAGTTCATGACTATTCTAAAAAAGAAGACCTTGTATTTTCAAAAATATTTCTGCCGGAACATATCTCAAAAGAGTTTTCTGATAGAGAATACCTATGGAATAGTGTAGAGAAAATAGAGAAAAGTAAAAACTCTCAGCTTGCAAGAAATTTACTTTTTACACTTCCAAGAGAATTAAATGAAGAAGATAGAATAAGGCTCATTAGTGAATTTATAGAGGAAAACTTTACTTCAAAAGGAATGATAGCGGACTGTAATATCCATAATCCCTTAGCAAGCGATAACGAAGAACAACCACATGCCCATATCCTACTTACTCTTAGAGAAATTGATAGTGAGGGAAAATGGAAACCCAAATGTAGAAAAGAATATATCCTTGATGAAAACGGAGAAAAGATAAAACTTAAAAGTGGAAACTATAAATCAAGAAAAGTAAATCTAAATGATTGGAATGAACCTGACAAGGCAAAAAAGTGGAGAGAAGATTTTTCTAAAAAGGCAAATGAGTATTTAGAGAAAAATGGTATAGATAAAAGAATAGATCCACGCACCTTTGAAGAACAAGGAAAAGAAGAACTTCCACAAATACATTTAGGAACAGCAAGCTATCAGATGGAGAAAAAAGGAATTAAAACCGAAAGAGGAAATCACAACCGAAAGATTATAGCTTTTAATTTGGAGTTTAAGAAATTAAAAGAAGAACTATCAAAACTTACTTTTTGGATAGGATCATTAGTTGGAAAACTTCAATCCAAGTATGATGAATATAAGCAAGAGAAAAAAGACGAACTGGAGAACAAAGCAGAACTCTTTAATCTCTATGAATACATTTCTATCTATCACGACTTACAGGGAGAAAAAGCCAAAGAATTAAAGCCTTATGCAAGCAATAAAAAGATGGCTGCTGACCTTAGAAGATTTTCAAAAGCAATCTATTATCTTAGAGATAATAAGCTACAAACCATAGCAGACTTGCAAGAAAAAATAGGCACTCTTCAATCAGAAAATAAGAACATCCATCAAGAAGTTAAAGTTAAAAGCAAAAGAATAGAAAACTTAAATAAGTGTTTTACTTATGCAGATATTATCAAAGACAACAAGGCAACCTACGATGAATGGAACAATAAAACTCTATTCAAAGATAGCTTTTACAATTCCCATAAAGAGGAAATAGACAAATACAAAAGAGCAAGGGCAATCCTTGAAAAAATAACAGGCTCATCTGCGATTAAGAGCAAAGATTGGCAAAAAGAAATGAAAAGCCTTGAAGATGAAATTACTAAGCTCAATAAAAACTCTCAAGCTATCAAAGAAGAATACGAAAATATTAACCATATCAAATATGCGGTAAAGATAGTCAATGATGATTATGGAATAGATTTATCTATAGAGATAGACAAGGCAATTAAGCGAGGAGAAAAGCCAAGTGTAATTGCACAGATTAAAAAGTACCAAGAGCAACAGGAGAAATACGAAAAGAAAAAAGAGAAAACAAAAGATTATTACAGAAATGAGGAAAGGTAGGATATTTTAATTTCATATGTAACTGTCAAGTGTTGTAGCTAATGTTATAATTAAACTAATATTTTATTTTAGAAATTTCAAAAATAAAATTTTAAAATGTATTGACCTGTCCATTGGGGGCAGTGCTATCTTTTAATTAAAGGAGGTGGCAAACCATGTTAAGAAATGAAATTCAAAACAAAACAGGTTTAACAAGAAAAGCAATTGAATATTATGAGGAGAAAGGACTTATAAATCCTCAAAAAACTGAAAACGGTTATAGAGATTATAGCGATAATGATTTAGAGGTTTTAATTAAAGTATCTTTATTTAGAAAACTTGGAATTAGTGTAACTGAAATAGAAGATTATCTATCTACTGGTATTAGTTCATTATCTTCTGTTTTAAGAAGAAAGCAACATCAATTAGATGTTGAAGAAAAAAGAAAAGAAGTTCTTGAGCTTGTAGTAAAAGGTGAAAGTCAGGAACTGATAAATGAAAAAATTAAATTGATTGAAGCAGAAGAATCAATCTATGTAAGATTAGAGAGATTATTTCCCGGATATTTTGGACAAATGTTTTTTGCAGCGTATCAACCATTTTTAAATGAATCATTAGGAAAAGATGAGGAAGAAGCATTTGAAAAATATGTAGATTACTTAGATAATTTACCATCACTTCAGTTAAGTAAGGAAGAGCAAGACTATATTGAAAAGATAAGTTCTACTTTTGATATGCAGACACTAAACAAAGTCAATGAAGATAAAATTAACGCTATTGAAAATGTTGAAGAATGGCTAAAAGAAAATGATAATGCTATTTCTCAATATGAACAATATAAAAATAGTGAAGAATATCAAAATAGCTTAATGAAGAAAATTCAAGATAAATTGCAAAACTTTATGAAGGACAACAAGTATTATGAAATCGCAATTCCTCTAATTAGAAAATTCAGCAAGAGTTATGACGAATACTATGAGAAATTGCTTAGGGCAAATGAAATATATCTTGATATGAAAAAATAATAAAGTTACTTAAATTTATGGTCAAACATGAACAGTAAATCAAGAAGATTTACTGTTTTTTCTTTGCCCAAAAGATGGAAAGGAGGACTTATGGAAGAAGAAAAAAGAGGAACAAAAGCACCGCCTAACAAACAGTTAATTATGGATATTGGAAAGACAAAATATACTGTAAACCTACATTTCAAGCAAGGAACAGGCGAAACATACAAAGATAAAATACTAAAACTAATTAAGAGGGAAGCAGAAAAGATATAAATTTATCAAAGAAATTTTGTTTATGTCCTTGACAAATCTTCCCAAAAGG
This genomic window from Solobacterium moorei contains:
- a CDS encoding ATP-binding protein yields the protein MIKELEKVMIEDVEYSFDPEKEYIKDGHAYCKVCHERKDGKALEFFGKQMIFKTACKCDRDREAKEKERQKQLEIERLKSICFTSMIQWAYTFENYQGKENQSLIIAKNFVKDYELMRKENIGLLFYGSVGSGKTYLACSIANALIEQYQINVKIRNFAQIINELQKGGFDLDKNAYIESLVNTSILILDDLGIERDTSYAKEQVYNIVNNRYLKHKPTIFTTNLSYSQIENCTESVEYQRIYSRIIEMCIPVMVLGEDYRKVIQEEKLKRNKERLLTGGERT
- a CDS encoding PcfB family protein; the encoded protein is MINEEIARKTLNMEVKAGKVTAKLLLTLLKKLMKEAEKLGGLEKLVSSKGNEVKLKDMVKKGQLEEIPVEEAELKELKKELNRYGVKFSVMKDKESGKYSVFFQAKDMKVMDKAFKHALAESEKKTERKESIHKNIEKFKEMAKNTVSKDKVKNKQKEQSL
- a CDS encoding recombinase family protein — translated: MSNMNRTGQTALYERLSRDDEMQGESNSITNQKQLLENYAKRNGFVNIYHYTDDGVSGTTFDRDGFQKMIKAVEENKISTVIVKDMSRFGRDYLKVGFYTEILFKEKGVRFIAINNGIDSEKQAESDFTPFLNIMNEWYARDTSRKIQSIFRARMEEGKRVSPSVPYGYYRNPKNKQELLVDKESSKVVKRIYRLVIEGYGVTQIAEILTKDKVLIPSAYAEIHYPENNHSSKKRGIDDPYFWTPTTVGYILEKREYMGHTVLGKTICLDYKTKKRRKAKEDELIIFKNTHEAIIDEETWNNAQRLRKTVRRSPKYGTTSNPLTGLLICADCGGKLSYREPAEHKEKKYDCDYCFVCQHYRHRKGTCSIHYIKLKTVNEILLKSIKEITNFAKEDKQEFLKVMNKLSDEKREEKYQGDKEKLEKLSSRNAELTTLITKLYEDHALGKIPVKHFDRLFNVYDTEQQDLEKQIQYFEQEIESYHQRKIDTDKFLKMIEKYTDIEELTVPMINEYIEKVVVHEATGGRKGKDRKQQVDVYFNFIGKFEVSQEEPK
- a CDS encoding MATE family efflux transporter, whose translation is MNESRIKILKEENINTALFKLGMPMVISLLVAALYNVVDTYFVSGLGKEAVAAVSVAFPIQLIFLGIGLTFGAGAGSYISRLLGGNNKKEASIVATVALLTSAILGIVTAIVLFCYLDGVLKFMGAIPSIIEISKSYTGIFIVGGILGAINVTVGNLAVAQGAAKISLKAMILGSISNMILDPIFIFGLNLGVRGAAIATLIARVITSLMYLIYFVGDKNLIEIKLSNFKPTVAIYKEILKIGISMLILQILQTISISKISYAASFYGEEAIAAMGIVLRIVTLGTNVVFGYMKGLQPLAGFNYGAKNYERVREAIKASVKWTNVFCVVWTVMVYIFAPSILSIFGTDENVLNIAVLALRAAVIMFITFGFQFTYSTLYLSTGKALGGVFLNSLRQGIVFIPIILLLPKLMGLNGVIYAQTISDLITTIITIPFAISIHKKLRLAIKNNL
- a CDS encoding sigma-70 family RNA polymerase sigma factor, which translates into the protein MAKEYYLYVKGKAVPVSEEVYKAYWKITEHEKYLQRKDWKYNVISFSVLDYDGHFVDNIIDEKIDLEKIVEVKMQIEELHRALNTLTKEEQELMEAIFYREESLRSIGKKEKVSYQAIGKRRDKILEKLREILKDKI
- the mobQ gene encoding MobQ family relaxase; its protein translation is MEAKSLHTHVDIVTRSKGASVIAKAAYNARDKLNDEHYGKVHDYSKKEDLVFSKIFLPEHISKEFSDREYLWNSVEKIEKSKNSQLARNLLFTLPRELNEEDRIRLISEFIEENFTSKGMIADCNIHNPLASDNEEQPHAHILLTLREIDSEGKWKPKCRKEYILDENGEKIKLKSGNYKSRKVNLNDWNEPDKAKKWREDFSKKANEYLEKNGIDKRIDPRTFEEQGKEELPQIHLGTASYQMEKKGIKTERGNHNRKIIAFNLEFKKLKEELSKLTFWIGSLVGKLQSKYDEYKQEKKDELENKAELFNLYEYISIYHDLQGEKAKELKPYASNKKMAADLRRFSKAIYYLRDNKLQTIADLQEKIGTLQSENKNIHQEVKVKSKRIENLNKCFTYADIIKDNKATYDEWNNKTLFKDSFYNSHKEEIDKYKRARAILEKITGSSAIKSKDWQKEMKSLEDEITKLNKNSQAIKEEYENINHIKYAVKIVNDDYGIDLSIEIDKAIKRGEKPSVIAQIKKYQEQQEKYEKKKEKTKDYYRNEER
- a CDS encoding MerR family transcriptional regulator, which translates into the protein MLRNEIQNKTGLTRKAIEYYEEKGLINPQKTENGYRDYSDNDLEVLIKVSLFRKLGISVTEIEDYLSTGISSLSSVLRRKQHQLDVEEKRKEVLELVVKGESQELINEKIKLIEAEESIYVRLERLFPGYFGQMFFAAYQPFLNESLGKDEEEAFEKYVDYLDNLPSLQLSKEEQDYIEKISSTFDMQTLNKVNEDKINAIENVEEWLKENDNAISQYEQYKNSEEYQNSLMKKIQDKLQNFMKDNKYYEIAIPLIRKFSKSYDEYYEKLLRANEIYLDMKK
- a CDS encoding transposon-encoded TnpW family protein, with translation MEEEKRGTKAPPNKQLIMDIGKTKYTVNLHFKQGTGETYKDKILKLIKREAEKI